The Thermodesulfovibrionales bacterium region CACTATCGGCGTCTATTATCGCCATGGGACGTTACACAATGATGACGCTCCTGCGAAAAGTTTGTGAAATATTTTCGATAAGCGATGGAGCTTTGTAAACCCTGCTCGGGCGAGATAGTTTGATGCAACTCGAAGGTAAATTTAACGATAAGATAACATGGCTGTAATATCCGGGCAACATTTGGAGAGCATAATATACCCTGAGAAAATGATTCTCACAATGTATGCTCAAGCCATCCCTGGTGACTTGTCTGTCGAAATAACAAAAGACGGAATGAAGCCGTGAGATCATCGAAACACTACAAATGGCTTGCAGTATTTTTACTCTTGTTCGTGCCGCTTCTCTTTGTCCCTGCAGACGCCGTCAGCGGGGCGCAGGGACGTTCATTGAATCTCGATTTTAGCGGGATTCCCGCCGGCGAGGGGGTCCCCCTTCCCTGGAAGATCAGGCTCAAGGAGGGGAAGGCCGATGCGAGCATAGCCTCAGAAAAGGGAGGGAATATCCTCCATCTCATATGCAGGGAATCGTCGTTTTCCGTCGAGAGGGATGTCTCACTCGACATTGCCGACTCTCCGCATCTGAGCTGGACATGGAAGGTAGTGAGGGCGCCCGTGTTCGGTGACGTACGGAAGAGAAGATATAACGACCAGGCGCTGCAGCTGCTCGTGGCCTTCGAAAACAGAAAAGTCATCAGTTACGTCTGGGACTCGAATGCGCCGGCGGGAACGATCACGGACGAATCACTGGGATGGCCTCTTAACCTGAAGATAAAGGTCATTGTGGTAAAGTCGGGAAGTGAAGATATGGGGAAATGGATAACCCATGAGAGAAATATCTACGAGGACTATGTAAGCCTTTTTCAGGAAGAGCCCCCGATGCTGAGAGGTGTTCGAATTCAGACGAATACACAACACACCATGGACATCGCCGAGGGTTATATGAGGCTGATTTCTTTCAGCAGATCCTCGCCGTCGCAATCCTTTGGGCAAGTGAGATGAAGGTCAGGGCCGCACAAGTCTTACTCGCAATGTTGATCACTTTCACGGTGATGCTCTGCGTCCCGGCGTCTTCTTCTGCGGGCTCTTTTCGCCCCGTTGACGACAACGACGCCGTCACTCTTCCCGGAAACGTACATCCTCTTGCACGGCCGGAATACGATCGGGGCGAGAGCGACCCTTCGTTGCCTATGGAGCGAATGATTCTGGTATTGCATCTCACGCCCGATAAGCGCGCAGAACTTGACGCGTTTCTGGCCGATCTCCACGATCCCGCTTCTTCCCATTTCCATCGCTGGCTCACTCCAGAGGAGTTCAAAGAACGGTTCAGTCCATCTTCTGACGATATCGACATGATACTGCACTGGCTCCGGTCCCATGGCTTCGCTGTCGAGGATGTTGCACGAGGGAGCATGTGGATCAACTTCTCGGGCGCCGTGGTCGATGTCGAACGCGCATTCCATACAAGGATACATGACTACGATATCGAAGGCCGGCTCTATCATGGGAATGTCCAGGACCCTTCAATCCCCCGAGCTTTTTCTGGTCTTGTGGCCGGAGTGGTCTCGCTCCACAACTTTCCCCGCAAAATGATGAACAGCGGCGCCGCACCGATAGCTCAAAGGGAAAGATCTCCCGATTACACCATCGGGTCAACCCATTATCTCTCTCCTGCCGATTTTGCAACTATTTACAACGTCAATGCTCTGTACAGTACCGGAATTGACGGCAGCGGCCAAAGCATCGCCATTGTGGGCCGCACCCATCCTCCGAGCTCCAACTGGGCAATATTCCGAAGTATGATGGGCCTGTCCGCAAATCCTCCACAGGTGATAGTCAATGGGCAAGATCCTGGTTCAGTCAGCGCTGACGAGAATTTTGAAGCAGACCTGGATGTAGAATGGTCGGGCGCGGTGGCGAAGAATGCCTCTATCCTATTTGTAGTCTCGAAGTCGACTCAATCAACAGACGGCGTCGACCTCTCTGCACAGTACATCGTCAACAACAATCTCTCTCCGGTCATGAGCACCAGCTTCGGGTCGTGCGAGTCGGACCTCGGAACGTCGGGAAACATCTTTTACAATAATCTCTGGCAGCAGGCCGCCGCACAGGGCATTACCTCCTTCGTGTCGTCGGGCGACTCGGGCGCAGCCGGCTGCAACATAGGCAGCGATCCAGTGGGATCGGGAAGGGCGGTGAACGGACTCGCCTCTACTCAATATAACGTGTCGGTAGGAGGCACCGAGTTTAGTGAAGGGACAGGCACTTACTGGAATTCGACGAACGGCAGCGGCTACTCTTCTGCCATAAGTTACATCCCGGAGGTCGCCTGGAACGAGAGTTGCGTGCCTACAGGATGCCTATGGGCCACGGGCGGGGGGTCTTCTTCGAAATATAGCAAACCGTCCTGGCAGGTATCGCCTGGCGTTCCTGCCGATGGCAAACGGGACGTGCCCGATGTCGCCCTCAGCGCAGCCGGCCACGATGC contains the following coding sequences:
- a CDS encoding protease pro-enzyme activation domain-containing protein encodes the protein MILVLHLTPDKRAELDAFLADLHDPASSHFHRWLTPEEFKERFSPSSDDIDMILHWLRSHGFAVEDVARGSMWINFSGAVVDVERAFHTRIHDYDIEGRLYHGNVQDPSIPRAFSGLVAGVVSLHNFPRKMMNSGAAPIAQRERSPDYTIGSTHYLSPADFATIYNVNALYSTGIDGSGQSIAIVGRTHPPSSNWAIFRSMMGLSANPPQVIVNGQDPGSVSADENFEADLDVEWSGAVAKNASILFVVSKSTQSTDGVDLSAQYIVNNNLSPVMSTSFGSCESDLGTSGNIFYNNLWQQAAAQGITSFVSSGDSGAAGCNIGSDPVGSGRAVNGLASTQYNVSVGGTEFSEGTGTYWNSTNGSGYSSAISYIPEVAWNESCVPTGCLWATGGGSSSKYSKPSWQVSPGVPADGKRDVPDVALSAAGHDAYLVVSQNGGLYAVSGTSASSPSFAGLMALVVQKTGQRQGNANSRFYQLGNSQYGSGGAVVFHDTISGNNTVPGVTGYTSATGYDLATGLGSVDASALVNNWTPDFTIAASPSALSIAQGSSGTLTISATTLGNFNNTVSLSAPGLPTGTTATFSPSSIGAPGAGNSTLTLTVGSSSPAGTYAVTITGIGGGLTHSTTVSLSILQAFTVTSSVNGTGGTISPSSSTVVGGDSVTLTVSPAIGYHLATLFDNGIDVMSSVSSGNYIISDITANHTVVATFAINTYAVNASIIAGQGSVIPASGIVDYGSPVTFTITPDADYSLQSLTDNGSSVSATPAGNGSYTYTIAGVTADHTLQITFAQAAVTVPAIGFWGFLAAAGALGFSRFLF
- a CDS encoding DUF3047 domain-containing protein, with translation MRSSKHYKWLAVFLLLFVPLLFVPADAVSGAQGRSLNLDFSGIPAGEGVPLPWKIRLKEGKADASIASEKGGNILHLICRESSFSVERDVSLDIADSPHLSWTWKVVRAPVFGDVRKRRYNDQALQLLVAFENRKVISYVWDSNAPAGTITDESLGWPLNLKIKVIVVKSGSEDMGKWITHERNIYEDYVSLFQEEPPMLRGVRIQTNTQHTMDIAEGYMRLISFSRSSPSQSFGQVR